One region of Bacteroidota bacterium genomic DNA includes:
- a CDS encoding tetratricopeptide repeat protein produces the protein MMLKKAFLLCFIFYLSALVQVHAQYENLLNKTFVERYYLLIHLRTEVMKDWPNSGHAKLEAMIKWAEKDGEKEIALELKLCKIICIGAEKKESGKLLIALIEESKANNLNYHYAQATHLMAVYQSEKNINLAYSLFFESYNIYSKQSSIEFPYKLEYTFRLASFLMVFEDYDNAKKYLREATLIQDNPDIGLLISTTNSLAMCFRNINQYDSALYYFEKAMDIAEKKNDTLWSGILGGNMGITYFLQGKYAEAKPLIENDIKTSMRKNVWKNAAHSIITLAELYRLTHKLDSSFLLARQARLIYMNKGFTDYKLLRKIYNTLSTIYAAKGDGMLAWRYSDSASVARDSVQKKYNNAILSTAKMKLQNEAHQNEVNQLNSEKKLNTYIRNSLLAGILFLVIIAILILNRQKLKHIQKEKLLNAVSEAAKKELQLSTIQLEEFTANIHQKNEMIERFEVELSKTNEPVYDSKALSEIRHAIILTDEQWDHFTQLFEKVHGDFLYRLKTKLPDLSPAETRFMALSKLQLSNKEMAAMLGISSDAVRMSRHRLRKKLSLEEEGGLEDLLESI, from the coding sequence ATGCTGAAAAAAGCTTTTTTACTTTGTTTTATTTTTTACCTAAGTGCTTTGGTACAGGTGCACGCTCAATACGAGAATTTGCTGAACAAAACATTTGTTGAGCGTTACTATTTGCTTATTCACCTTAGAACAGAAGTGATGAAGGACTGGCCTAATAGTGGACATGCTAAATTGGAAGCCATGATTAAGTGGGCTGAAAAAGATGGCGAAAAAGAAATTGCATTAGAATTGAAGTTGTGCAAGATTATATGTATAGGAGCTGAGAAAAAAGAATCGGGAAAGCTTTTGATTGCTTTAATAGAGGAATCCAAGGCAAACAATTTAAATTATCATTATGCCCAAGCTACACATTTGATGGCCGTTTACCAGTCAGAAAAAAATATCAATTTGGCTTATAGTCTCTTTTTTGAATCCTATAATATTTATTCAAAGCAAAGCTCCATAGAATTCCCATATAAACTTGAATATACATTTAGACTTGCCAGCTTTTTGATGGTATTTGAAGACTATGATAATGCCAAAAAGTATTTGAGGGAAGCCACACTTATACAAGACAATCCTGATATAGGGCTATTAATAAGCACTACTAACTCGTTAGCAATGTGCTTTCGCAATATTAACCAGTACGACTCCGCACTATATTATTTTGAAAAAGCAATGGATATTGCTGAAAAGAAAAACGATACTTTATGGAGTGGTATTTTAGGAGGGAATATGGGAATTACTTATTTTCTACAGGGCAAATACGCAGAAGCAAAACCGCTCATCGAAAATGATATAAAAACCAGCATGCGGAAAAATGTATGGAAAAACGCCGCCCACTCTATCATCACTTTAGCCGAGCTTTATCGCCTTACACATAAACTTGATAGTTCATTTTTATTGGCAAGGCAAGCACGGTTAATATATATGAATAAAGGTTTCACGGATTATAAGCTACTGCGAAAAATATATAATACTTTGTCAACTATATATGCCGCTAAAGGAGATGGAATGTTAGCTTGGCGATATTCTGATTCCGCTTCGGTGGCAAGAGATTCTGTTCAAAAAAAATATAACAATGCAATCTTGTCAACTGCCAAAATGAAACTGCAAAATGAGGCACATCAGAATGAGGTAAACCAATTGAATAGTGAAAAGAAACTGAATACTTATATACGAAATAGTTTGTTAGCGGGAATTCTGTTTTTGGTAATTATTGCTATACTTATATTGAACAGACAAAAGCTTAAGCATATCCAAAAAGAGAAATTACTGAATGCTGTAAGCGAAGCGGCTAAAAAGGAGCTACAACTTTCTACGATTCAATTGGAGGAGTTTACAGCAAATATTCACCAAAAGAATGAAATGATTGAGAGATTTGAAGTGGAATTGAGTAAGACCAATGAACCAGTTTATGATAGTAAGGCTTTATCAGAAATTCGACACGCCATTATTCTGACGGATGAGCAATGGGATCATTTTACCCAACTTTTCGAGAAGGTACATGGTGATTTTTTATACCGACTTAAAACCAAACTTCCAGATTTGAGTCCGGCTGAAACACGTTTTATGGCATTAAGTAAATTACAGTTGTCTAATAAAGAAATGGCCGCTATGCTGGGTATTTCATCTGATGCAGTGAGAATGAGTCGACACCGATTAAGGAAAAAACTTAGTTTGGAAGAAGAAGGTGGCCTAGAAGATTTACTTGAAAGTATTTAG